A region from the Hypanus sabinus isolate sHypSab1 chromosome 22, sHypSab1.hap1, whole genome shotgun sequence genome encodes:
- the pdzd8 gene encoding PDZ domain-containing protein 8, with translation MMAATMEANKQLTFWFENLYQDWKGRRSPVILFEYNYFFSFNQVELIKGNSQSVGLAFRQIQGNDGDAVHVTVETVTPNSPAAAADLQKGDRLIAIGGTKVTSSVHVLKLIKQAGEKVLVYYERPVGGHQNQQCSSIQENYSHLEDPGFGPQFGQHAFDDDSILDNVDSKDIDSEFEEIVCLDIKPLPTIVKEDCAPQSPKRSVATLASKPLGTISPILNRKLNLGNYPNPLKSQQKDTVKFAQLKCLDVPDGAQQLSKPPGGSTYKPPVPPRPQIKLTSASSEAQSPPESADIATEKPDKLMASTNSADKNAEKSVSKNTDQVEEASMTKSTASKQDSKEKLPEATCGIRDGAEGNQIWESSEISYGKRFGKWNKATCVFDVEGCHRYINVAVWCKEPFKAGEIICLGHASIKLEEIAMECLCTASMEFQATFRLNAPEPKAAVSRTALRNLNTHKGFNEKLCYGDITLNFTYLKEGDTESSSVQTEKEKEDNSQEEIPVAIKVKTTQQCMDNKHNFQDTQFQNPTWCDYCKKKVWTKAASQCMKCAYICHKKCQDKCLAEVLFPNATERRVDLETKSSFNRSTGLTRHIINTSSRLLNLRPGPRARLADPGIDLVEPSPKQTPNTSDNESSDTETYSASSPSKQIVSSTGGKLSVKKDGGLDDSVLIAVKEIGRDLYRGLPADERFQKLYMMSEKLQNEIELELEQNYALQKEEKDCTDPKKKCHLSAAIAKSVERLQALTLLTIHYKAGMDDLEFSDFAPPSEQPAKKVTKLTDDILALTADEIDTDSQTDVQSLTEESTEQTVNEAESIS, from the exons ATCTCCAGTTATCTTGTTTGAAtataattattttttctctttcaatcAGGTTGAACTAATTAAAGGAAATTCACAAAGCGTTGGACTGGCTTTCCGCCAAATCCAGGGAAATGATGGGGATGCAGTTCACGTGACCGTGGAAACTGTGACCCCAAACTCACCAGCTGCAGCTGCTGACCTCCAGAAGGGGGATCGCCTCATTGCAATTGGAG GAACCAAGGTGACATCGTCTGTACACGTTTTGAAGCTGATCAAGCAAGCTGGCGAGAAAGTACTGGTGTATTACGAGAGACCTGTAGGTGGACATCAGAATCAACAGTGCAGCTCAATCCAGGAGAACTATAGCCATCTTGAAGACCCAGGCTTTGGTCCACAGTTTGGGCAGCATGCATTTGATGATGATAGCATCTTAGACAATGTTGATAGTAAAGACATAGATTCTGAATTTGAAGAAATAGTGTGTCTTGACATCAAACCGTTGCCCACAATCGTAAAGGAGGATTGTGCGCCTCAAAGCCCGAAGCGGTCGGTGGCTACTCTCGCCAGCAAACCCCTGGGTACTATATCACCCATTCTCAATCGCAAATTGAATTTGGGGAATTACCCGAATCCTCTGAAGTCACAGCAAAAAGATACAGTTAAGTTTGCCCAGCTAAAGTGCTTAGATGTCCCTGATGGGGCACAGCAGCTGAGTAAGCCACCAGGAGGGTCCACATACAAGCCTCCGGTGCCTCCAAGGCCACAGATAAAGCTCACTTCAGCTTCTTCTGAAGCCCAGAGCCCGCCTGAATCTGCAGACATAGCTACCGAGAAGCCCGACAAACTAATGGCATCCACCAACAGCGCAGACAAAAATGCTGAGAAAAGTGTCAGCAAAAATACAGATCAAGTGGAAGAAGCATCGATGACCAAGTCCACAGCTAGTAAACAGGATTCCAAGGAGAAGCTCCCAGAAGCTACCTGTGGCATTCGTGACGGAGCAGAAGGCAACCAAATCTGGGAATCATCGGAGATAAGCTACGGTAAGAGATTTGGGAAGTGGAACAAGGCAACATGTGTGTTTGATGTTGAAGGATGCCACCGATACATTAACGTTGCAGTGTGGTGCAAAGAACCTTTTAAAGCAGGTGAAATTATTTGTTTAGGCCATGCGAGCATTAAACTTGAAGAGATAGCCATGGAATGCCTTTGTACTGCATCAATGGAGTTCCAGGCAACCTTCCGGCTCAatgctcctgaaccaaaggcTGCTGTTAGTAGGACTGCATTACGAAACCTAAACACTCACAAGGGATTCAATGAGAAACTCTGCTATGGTGACATTACACTGAATTTTACCTATCTCAAAGAGGGTGATACAGAAAGCTCTAGTGTTCAAAcggaaaaggaaaaggaagatAATTCACAGGAGGAAATTCCTGTTGCCATTAAGGTGAAAACTACTCAACAGTGCATGGACAATAAGCACAATTTCCAAGACACTCAGTTTCAGAATCCAACCTGGTGTGATTACTGTAAGAAAAAAGTGTGGACCAAAGCTGCTTCTCAGTGCATGAAATGTGCTTACATCTGCCATAAAAAGTGTCAGGATAAATGTCTGGCGGAAGTGCTCTTTCCTAATGCCACGGAGAGGAGGGTTGATTTGGAAACAAAGTCGTCCTTCAACAGGTCCACTGGGTTAACACGGCACATCATCAATACTAGCTCACGCTTGCTGAACCTGAGGCCAGGACCTAGAGCTCGTCTGGCGGATCCTGGCATCGACTTAGTGGAGCCGTCGCCCAAGCAAACTCCAAACACATCAGACAATGAAAGCAGTGACACCGAGACATACAGTGCCAGCAGTCCTTCCAAACAGATAGTCTCTTCCACAGGTGGCAAGTTGTCAGTGAAGAAAGATGGAGGTCTCGACGATAGTGTATTGATTGCAGTAAAGGAGATTGGCCGAGACCTGTACCGAGGATTGCCAGCCGATGAACGATTTCAAAAACTGTATATGATGTCAGAAAAGCTACAGAATGAAATCGAGCTGGAACTGGAACAGAATTATGCTCTGCAGAAAGAAGAGAAGGATTGCACAGACCCTAAAAAGAAGTGTCATCTGTCTGCTGCCATTGCAAAGTCAGTTGAACGCCTACAAGCTCTTACGCTGCTCACAATCCACTACAAAGCAGGGATGGATGATTTAGAATTCAGCGACTTTGCACCACCTTCTGAACAGCCAGCAAAAAAGGTCACAAAGCTCACAGATGACATCTTAGCCCTAACAGCAGATGAAATTGACACTGACAGTCAGACAGATGTGCAATCACTTACTGAGGAATCAACTGAGCAAACCGTTAATGAAGCTGAATCTATTTCATGA